From the genome of Clostridium sp. BNL1100, one region includes:
- a CDS encoding tail fiber domain-containing protein, which yields MGKELKRMKYFDGLFLKAEDYKQDKEYLRRIQGFHNRYLHTWGIVCGLEVKPVIDSSMEVVVTEGAALDLTNIGTYGLEESTSRQIIVYEGHPDNPLDLSDYPAEENIYIFVSYCEIEADRDNEKGQGQEIHLWERGKISHANKKPENCKENIILARVVPKKVEKKIKNSDGSVSTYYEVVVDSTCIFEDDVDGTPLRVYAGPYAKVLELKKFIFKLGEDIKAMPYISSIPEDDKVNVKQLDIDSKYVKFSGDVDVVNDLSFEGNLIHKKDGVVMDEFLTEESFLQINSKNDDCPDLWNLRDGGFEVFRGGPEVAPDARIVWSEGDKVWKAGLGNDLYTIAYGDTWEKLSNKEKRYFVDGMHGHSKLFSSSKGTTLSVNTAGDISSLTNMVFPQKEILLLSGSLSCYGNGKSFANNDVDGPVLTGKKGGILGTAENGQKPILSWKNNGNVGIGTIEPSDTLEVCGSTRILGGLNPIRFTSQWTAFPDMTTNQAEICNDTTVHKALMIVGNQSAGQGRKVAIWDRLDVNGILSINGNMQISKGLTLSSGAGNNGVIFPSNPGGGSQDSAWIKYYPKYGEACTLEIGTSNDSNDNICILTPSNVGVGTYTPTDKLDVIGTTQFMSSLNPIRFTAKWSGFPDIASRNAEISNDTSDYKTLMIVGNRSGGQGRKVSIWDRLDVNGPLKTTGNIQAKGAIIPGVGNCSVKGIMFERPKNTDDAAWIRYYSDTLRGGGENMTLEIGISNDSNIETYTQNYFVSTCPWNIPNGCGYWTTVTNTIIGNKGDRIRLRASGGTYVEGNFYYTSTKEIKENIKRLKKEKVRSTIDSLDPVEFNFKGDRKRKTMGFIAEDVPDILASGDKKAISPMEILTVLVGEVKEQENLIKKLKKKVAALQA from the coding sequence ATGGGAAAAGAATTAAAGAGAATGAAATATTTTGACGGACTCTTTTTGAAGGCGGAAGACTATAAACAGGATAAAGAGTACCTTAGGAGAATTCAGGGTTTCCATAACCGGTACCTACATACTTGGGGTATAGTCTGCGGCCTTGAGGTGAAGCCTGTAATAGACAGCAGTATGGAGGTTGTTGTTACAGAAGGAGCTGCACTGGACTTAACAAATATCGGAACTTACGGGTTAGAAGAGAGTACCAGCAGGCAAATAATAGTATACGAGGGGCATCCTGATAATCCACTCGATCTTTCGGACTATCCGGCAGAAGAGAACATTTATATCTTCGTCAGTTATTGCGAAATCGAAGCTGACCGGGACAATGAAAAAGGTCAAGGTCAGGAAATACATTTGTGGGAACGTGGAAAAATCAGTCACGCAAATAAAAAGCCCGAAAATTGCAAAGAAAATATAATATTAGCAAGAGTTGTGCCCAAAAAAGTAGAGAAAAAAATTAAAAACAGTGACGGCAGCGTTAGTACGTATTATGAAGTAGTTGTAGACAGTACATGTATTTTTGAAGACGATGTTGACGGAACTCCTTTGAGAGTGTATGCCGGTCCATATGCCAAGGTTTTAGAACTAAAAAAGTTCATTTTCAAATTAGGTGAAGATATAAAAGCCATGCCTTATATTTCTTCAATTCCTGAAGATGATAAAGTAAATGTCAAACAGCTTGATATAGATTCTAAATATGTAAAATTTAGTGGAGACGTAGACGTAGTTAATGATTTAAGCTTTGAAGGAAATTTAATCCATAAAAAAGACGGCGTTGTTATGGATGAATTTCTTACCGAAGAAAGCTTTCTTCAAATAAACAGTAAGAATGATGACTGCCCTGATCTCTGGAATCTAAGGGATGGTGGATTTGAAGTTTTTCGTGGAGGCCCTGAAGTTGCTCCTGATGCCAGAATAGTATGGTCCGAGGGTGACAAAGTGTGGAAGGCAGGGCTCGGAAATGATCTTTATACTATTGCCTATGGAGATACGTGGGAAAAGCTCAGTAATAAGGAAAAAAGATATTTTGTTGATGGTATGCATGGACACAGTAAATTATTTTCGTCATCTAAAGGAACAACACTATCTGTTAATACAGCCGGAGACATATCTTCTTTAACAAATATGGTATTTCCTCAGAAAGAGATATTACTTTTATCAGGTTCACTGTCATGTTACGGAAATGGTAAGTCATTTGCGAATAATGATGTCGATGGACCTGTATTGACAGGTAAAAAGGGAGGTATTCTCGGAACAGCGGAGAATGGCCAAAAGCCGATTCTTTCATGGAAAAACAACGGAAATGTAGGGATTGGTACAATAGAGCCGTCTGACACGCTGGAGGTTTGCGGAAGCACAAGAATACTTGGCGGATTAAATCCTATCAGGTTTACTTCTCAATGGACTGCTTTTCCGGATATGACAACAAATCAGGCAGAAATATGTAATGATACAACAGTGCACAAGGCTCTGATGATTGTTGGAAACCAGTCTGCAGGACAGGGAAGAAAAGTAGCCATATGGGACAGACTGGATGTTAACGGAATACTAAGCATAAACGGAAACATGCAAATTTCAAAAGGGCTTACCTTGAGTTCAGGAGCAGGAAATAATGGAGTAATTTTTCCAAGCAATCCCGGCGGAGGATCACAAGACAGTGCTTGGATAAAATACTATCCTAAATATGGAGAAGCATGTACGTTGGAAATAGGTACTTCAAATGACAGTAACGACAACATATGTATTTTAACACCAAGTAATGTAGGGGTAGGCACATATACGCCCACTGACAAACTGGATGTAATTGGAACTACACAGTTTATGAGTAGTTTAAACCCTATACGTTTTACAGCAAAGTGGAGCGGTTTCCCGGATATAGCTTCAAGAAATGCTGAAATATCCAACGATACAAGTGACTATAAAACATTAATGATAGTAGGAAACAGATCGGGTGGACAGGGAAGAAAGGTTTCAATATGGGACCGTCTAGATGTTAACGGACCTTTAAAAACCACAGGTAATATTCAGGCAAAGGGCGCAATAATACCGGGCGTTGGAAATTGCAGCGTAAAAGGAATAATGTTTGAAAGACCAAAAAACACTGATGATGCTGCTTGGATCAGATACTATTCAGATACACTCCGCGGAGGCGGAGAAAACATGACACTTGAGATAGGAATCTCAAATGACAGTAATATTGAAACATACACACAAAATTATTTTGTTTCCACATGTCCATGGAATATTCCTAATGGCTGCGGTTATTGGACAACCGTTACAAATACAATAATAGGGAATAAGGGAGACAGGATACGTTTGCGGGCAAGCGGCGGGACATATGTTGAAGGAAACTTCTATTATACGTCAACAAAAGAAATCAAGGAAAATATCAAGAGGCTTAAAAAAGAAAAAGTCAGAAGTACAATTGATAGTCTTGACCCGGTTGAGTTTAACTTCAAAGGGGATAGAAAAAGAAAAACAATGGGCTTTATTGCAGAGGATGTTCCTGATATTCTCGCATCCGGTGATAAAAAAGCCATCAGCCCCATGGAAATACTTACGGTGCTCGTAGGAGAAGTAAAGGAACAGGAAAATTTAATTAAAAAACTCAAGAAAAAGGTTGCAGCTTTGCAAGCCTGA
- a CDS encoding tail fiber domain-containing protein gives MGKELKRMRYFDGLFLNAEDYKLDQDYQKRIQQLHNRYLHTWGIIAGLTVVPSENCSVKVQEGIAINEVVAEVTGESTSQYIYIYDGHPDSIIDLSQYRANDESIYIFVSYDEVEQDKENLEKGKGEAIHIWERGRIWHSTEKPTDEKKYIILARVEIGLASSQDTNPLIINEDGSEDDTQIESKKVISLISYFDDAEEKIPLRRYAGPAGEVLSLQKIIFKLNDDVAGMPFVRALEEDKKKGIGLEVNSTFANFTGSVNIKGDLEVHGNLTNMGAVENELEVSNTFVQVNSKSEDDSTWKLQDGGLEVFRDYADGKSLDARIVWSELDKCWKMGYAGDLWNIAYGPVWEKLIKNDIVDELHRHSKISFEGGVALESDDKGNLSAYGNLNMNDKTIWLRDNGNANHGLGWYGIGKPFAGLNVDGPVLFGQKGGILGTTDGGQKPVITWNSLGNVGIGESNPKDDTMEVNGTMRILSNSNPLRFTPSWSGFPDSITNGAEISNDTGNYKALMIVGNSSAGQGRKVAVWDRLEVNGFLYVNGNMQLNQALTPSAGKEKNNGIVFPSDPGGGSGDSAWIRYYPRSGEACTLEIGTSNDGDDSISLMASGNVGIGTSNPNDKLDVSGYTRLLSGSNPIRFTSSWSGFPDFAENQAEICNDTTNFKSLMIVGNKSGKQGRKVSIWDRLEVNGTLNVSGDVQTQCAIIPSIGYSESNGIMFPKDYFGGTGDSAWIRYYSDQSRGGGENMTLEIGIANDFGTGGYYGGGDRIKLTASGGVYVDGYFYYSSSRDLKENITSLTTKKAKQILDGMNPVTFNFKGDNEKTTLGFIAEDMPGPVAANDQKAISPMEIIAVLTSVVKDQREAITQLQQQIETLAG, from the coding sequence ATGGGAAAAGAATTGAAAAGAATGCGCTATTTTGACGGACTGTTTTTGAATGCAGAAGACTATAAACTGGATCAGGATTACCAGAAAAGAATTCAGCAGCTACACAACCGATATCTGCATACTTGGGGAATAATTGCAGGATTAACGGTTGTACCGTCAGAAAACTGTTCAGTAAAGGTACAGGAAGGAATAGCAATCAATGAGGTTGTAGCAGAAGTTACCGGAGAGAGTACAAGTCAGTATATCTACATATATGACGGACATCCGGACAGCATTATTGATTTGTCCCAATACCGTGCCAATGACGAAAGTATTTATATTTTTGTTAGCTATGACGAGGTAGAACAGGACAAGGAAAACCTCGAAAAGGGAAAAGGCGAGGCAATACACATCTGGGAGAGAGGACGTATCTGGCACAGTACGGAAAAACCGACTGACGAGAAAAAGTACATAATTCTGGCCAGAGTGGAAATCGGGCTGGCTAGTAGCCAGGACACAAACCCCTTAATTATCAATGAGGATGGCAGTGAAGATGATACCCAAATTGAAAGTAAAAAAGTTATTAGTTTAATCTCATACTTTGATGATGCAGAAGAAAAAATTCCTCTTAGAAGGTATGCCGGGCCTGCCGGAGAAGTGTTATCCCTGCAAAAAATCATATTCAAATTGAATGATGATGTAGCCGGAATGCCATTTGTAAGAGCCTTGGAAGAGGACAAGAAAAAGGGAATCGGTCTTGAGGTTAATTCCACGTTTGCAAATTTCACGGGATCAGTCAACATTAAGGGGGACTTAGAAGTACATGGAAACCTTACAAACATGGGGGCAGTTGAAAATGAACTTGAAGTTTCAAACACATTCGTACAGGTAAACAGTAAATCTGAGGACGATAGCACATGGAAATTGCAGGATGGCGGACTGGAAGTATTCAGGGATTACGCTGATGGAAAATCGTTGGATGCACGGATTGTGTGGTCGGAATTGGATAAATGCTGGAAAATGGGTTATGCAGGAGATCTATGGAATATAGCCTATGGCCCGGTTTGGGAAAAACTAATAAAAAACGACATTGTGGATGAATTGCACAGACATTCAAAAATCAGTTTTGAAGGCGGAGTAGCCCTTGAGTCAGATGACAAAGGAAATCTTTCAGCCTACGGAAATCTGAATATGAATGACAAGACAATATGGCTTAGAGACAATGGTAATGCCAACCACGGTCTTGGATGGTACGGTATCGGAAAACCATTTGCAGGTCTGAATGTAGACGGGCCGGTATTATTCGGCCAAAAAGGCGGAATATTGGGAACAACAGATGGCGGACAGAAACCGGTCATAACATGGAATAGCCTTGGAAATGTAGGAATTGGAGAAAGCAATCCAAAAGATGACACAATGGAAGTCAACGGAACCATGCGTATACTCAGCAATTCAAATCCTTTACGTTTTACTCCTTCATGGTCCGGCTTTCCGGATTCAATTACCAACGGTGCTGAAATCAGTAATGATACAGGTAACTACAAAGCATTAATGATTGTAGGAAACAGTTCTGCTGGACAAGGCAGAAAAGTAGCTGTTTGGGACAGGCTTGAAGTAAACGGATTCCTATATGTAAATGGCAATATGCAGCTAAACCAGGCACTTACGCCAAGTGCAGGGAAAGAGAAAAACAATGGTATTGTATTTCCAAGTGATCCGGGAGGAGGCTCAGGAGATAGTGCCTGGATAAGATACTATCCCAGAAGCGGAGAAGCATGTACTTTGGAGATAGGAACCTCAAATGATGGTGATGACAGCATATCACTTATGGCATCGGGAAATGTAGGAATAGGAACCTCAAATCCTAATGATAAGCTGGATGTAAGCGGCTATACAAGACTTCTGAGCGGTTCAAATCCAATAAGGTTTACATCGTCTTGGAGCGGATTCCCTGACTTTGCAGAAAATCAGGCGGAGATATGTAATGATACAACAAATTTCAAGTCCTTGATGATAGTTGGAAACAAGTCGGGGAAACAGGGCAGAAAAGTTTCAATATGGGACAGGCTGGAAGTAAATGGAACCCTAAATGTTAGTGGTGATGTTCAAACTCAGTGTGCAATAATTCCAAGTATTGGTTATAGCGAAAGTAATGGAATAATGTTTCCTAAGGATTATTTTGGAGGTACTGGGGATAGTGCCTGGATAAGGTATTATTCAGATCAAAGCCGAGGCGGCGGTGAAAATATGACCCTTGAGATAGGTATAGCCAATGATTTTGGGACAGGCGGATACTACGGAGGCGGTGACCGCATAAAGCTTACTGCCAGCGGTGGTGTTTATGTAGACGGATACTTCTACTACAGTTCATCAAGGGATCTCAAGGAAAATATAACATCACTCACAACAAAAAAGGCAAAACAGATATTGGACGGAATGAATCCTGTTACTTTCAATTTCAAGGGAGACAATGAAAAAACAACTTTGGGCTTCATAGCAGAAGATATGCCGGGGCCAGTTGCCGCAAACGATCAAAAAGCCATTAGCCCTATGGAAATAATTGCGGTATTGACCAGTGTTGTAAAGGATCAGAGAGAGGCAATAACACAGCTTCAGCAACAAATAGAAACATTAGCCGGTTAA
- a CDS encoding tail protein has translation MSNYESSKYTQYLPRIFQKGNNEDGDFLGRLLKSFEQILSGKTEMQETLGIEEILDNFDMYLDPDQTPPQFLEWLAGWVALDLEDGIEFFGADDTIGKNVDQVQILPLPEKRSSVNRQMIGAIVQLYKKRGTCDGLLEYLQLYTGEETTISINEFQDTARIGESREIGHNTMVGSSSTSFFCVNAMIPAHSKTMLENKVGLIRRVIEDEKPFYTNYRLNVEIPEMRVGVYSRVGKETLLGGMIDE, from the coding sequence ATGAGTAATTACGAAAGCAGTAAATATACCCAGTACCTCCCCCGAATTTTTCAAAAGGGAAATAATGAAGACGGAGATTTTCTGGGACGGCTGTTAAAATCCTTTGAACAGATTCTTTCCGGAAAAACGGAGATGCAGGAAACACTGGGAATTGAGGAGATTTTAGATAATTTTGATATGTATTTAGACCCGGATCAAACGCCTCCGCAGTTTCTTGAATGGCTTGCAGGTTGGGTTGCTCTGGACTTGGAAGACGGAATCGAATTTTTCGGAGCAGATGATACTATCGGAAAAAATGTCGATCAAGTTCAGATACTACCACTACCGGAAAAACGTTCTTCCGTCAACAGACAAATGATTGGGGCTATTGTTCAGCTATACAAAAAACGAGGAACCTGTGATGGTCTGCTGGAGTACCTGCAACTGTATACAGGAGAGGAGACCACTATTTCAATAAATGAATTCCAGGATACGGCAAGAATCGGGGAATCCAGAGAAATAGGTCATAATACCATGGTCGGCAGCTCTTCAACCAGTTTCTTTTGTGTAAACGCAATGATTCCGGCACACAGCAAAACTATGCTGGAAAATAAGGTTGGTCTTATACGAAGAGTAATAGAGGATGAGAAGCCGTTTTATACAAATTACAGGCTTAACGTAGAAATACCGGAAATGCGGGTCGGGGTTTATTCCAGGGTAGGAAAAGAGACTTTGCTGGGCGGTATGATTGATGAGTAG